ACCGCCAAAAAAGTTTTGATGTTGAGATGTTCCCGCAAAGAGCTTTATACAGCTTCAAAAAAGGCGACACTATTGGATTCTCAGGCAATAGCGGGGGCTCTACTGGGCCTCACCTGCACTTTGAAATACGCGATACCAAAAGCGAAGAAATTATAGACCCCTTGCTGTTCGGTCTACCCATACAAGACAGTTACTCACCCCGTTTGGCAAAGAGTTATTTGGTGTATGAGATAGATGAAGATTTTAAACACAAAAACGGCCACTACCCTTATGTTGAAGTAAAGCAAAAAACTGACGATACAGTGAAGGTGCGTCCGGGTAATTATGCCTTTGCCGCTTGGGGCGAGGATTTTATAAACGAACCAAACGACGGGGTACACATTAATTATTTAGACGTATTGGCCAACGGAGAGAAGATTTTCGGGTGCGGGATTGACCGTTTTGCCTTTGACGATACCCGAATGGTAAACGCCCACATTGAATACAGCGATTATAAAAACAATAGCAACCGCTGGCACAAGTGTTTTGTTGACGATGGTAACCAAATGCCGTTTTACGACCCATTGCCCAAGGCAGCCGTTAAGCTATCACAGGGTGAAACTAAAGCAATAGCCATCAGAGCCTACGATTTAGCAAGCTTTGCAGATACCATCAAAATATTGTTACAGGGCGATACCAACCAGCAGGCGTTTATGGCTTTCTTTCCGCAAACAAAAAGCACCACGTATGCCTACTCTTCAAAAAATTATACGTACACCGGCAGCGGCTACAGCTTCACTTTGCCTAAAGGGGCTTTGTATGATACCATTGTTGTTACTTCAAAAATTACTCCTGCTAAAAGAAAAGGATTGTACGCAGGCTATATCAGTGTGATGGATGCCAATGTACCTTTGCACAAATCGTTCAGCATTTCCATCACCCCAAAAAATACAAAAGCCCTTGATGTTGAAAAACTGGTGGTGGTGCGCCTTACGGGCAAAGGACTGAAATACATGAGCAGCGAAGGCGGCAGCTACCAAAACGGAACGGTGACAGCCAACAGCAAAACCTTTG
The sequence above is drawn from the Bacteroidota bacterium genome and encodes:
- a CDS encoding M23 family metallopeptidase, with the translated sequence MKRWIVCLLTIVAGVAAKAQNYPTGYFRSPIDTTLYLSANFGAVRGNHFHSGIDIKTFGKEGLPVVAAADGYIVRIKVSPFGYGRALYMNHPNGYTTVYAHLQRFSPLLDSIVRAEQYRQKSFDVEMFPQRALYSFKKGDTIGFSGNSGGSTGPHLHFEIRDTKSEEIIDPLLFGLPIQDSYSPRLAKSYLVYEIDEDFKHKNGHYPYVEVKQKTDDTVKVRPGNYAFAAWGEDFINEPNDGVHINYLDVLANGEKIFGCGIDRFAFDDTRMVNAHIEYSDYKNNSNRWHKCFVDDGNQMPFYDPLPKAAVKLSQGETKAIAIRAYDLASFADTIKILLQGDTNQQAFMAFFPQTKSTTYAYSSKNYTYTGSGYSFTLPKGALYDTIVVTSKITPAKRKGLYAGYISVMDANVPLHKSFSISITPKNTKALDVEKLVVVRLTGKGLKYMSSEGGSYQNGTVTANSKTFGIFSVAYDDIPPVVDRFKVRDSLVSVRITDALSGIESYNAYIDGNWWLMEYDAKDDMLYGILPKEMTAGKHDFKLIVTDKKKNTTALLQTIER